The following proteins come from a genomic window of Novosphingobium aromaticivorans DSM 12444:
- a CDS encoding ArdC family protein, with translation MASFRARRASAPERTDLYQDITDRIIAQLEQGRLPWVQPWDSAAAALDLPVNASTRARYSGINILILWSAMIERGFTTNRFLTFRQALELGGNVRKGERGMTVVYAHRYTPQRERERAREEDRTPGTIPFLKRYTVFSTDQCEGLPEDLSAPVAPVDRSLMLPEAEALIRATSADIRIVGGEAFYVPSRDYIQIPRPEAFPDPINWHRTAFHELGHWTGHPSRLSRDQAGRFGSPEYGREELCAEMTSAFVCAALGIEPSVRHADYLGSWLAILREDNRAIVRAASAASKAADFLLAFARAEEDAVDLARAA, from the coding sequence ATGGCATCTTTCCGCGCACGCCGCGCTTCCGCACCTGAGCGGACCGACCTCTACCAGGACATAACTGACCGGATCATCGCCCAGCTCGAGCAGGGCCGCTTACCCTGGGTGCAGCCGTGGGATTCGGCAGCCGCCGCCCTCGACCTGCCGGTCAACGCCAGTACCCGGGCGCGCTACAGCGGGATCAACATCCTGATCCTGTGGAGCGCGATGATCGAACGTGGCTTCACCACCAACCGCTTCCTCACCTTTCGCCAGGCGCTGGAGCTTGGCGGCAATGTCCGCAAGGGCGAGCGGGGCATGACCGTGGTCTATGCCCATCGCTACACTCCGCAGCGGGAGCGCGAACGGGCCCGCGAGGAAGACCGGACGCCCGGCACGATCCCGTTCCTGAAGCGCTACACGGTCTTTTCGACCGACCAGTGCGAAGGCCTGCCCGAGGACTTGAGCGCGCCGGTCGCTCCGGTCGACCGCTCGCTGATGCTGCCCGAGGCCGAGGCCCTGATCCGCGCCACCAGCGCCGATATCCGCATTGTCGGCGGCGAAGCCTTCTACGTGCCTTCGCGCGACTACATCCAGATCCCGCGCCCCGAGGCCTTTCCCGATCCCATCAACTGGCACCGCACGGCCTTCCATGAGCTGGGCCACTGGACCGGGCATCCGAGCCGCCTCTCCCGCGATCAGGCGGGCCGGTTCGGCTCGCCCGAATATGGGCGGGAGGAACTGTGCGCCGAGATGACCAGCGCATTCGTCTGCGCCGCGCTGGGGATCGAGCCCAGCGTGCGCCATGCCGACTACCTTGGCTCGTGGCTGGCGATCCTGCGCGAGGATAACCGCGCCATCGTGCGGGCCGCAAGTGCCGCCTCGAAGGCTGCGGACTTCCTGCTCGCCTTCGCACGGGCGGAAGAGGATGCGGTCGACCTCGCCCGGGCGGCCTGA
- a CDS encoding TraR/DksA family transcriptional regulator translates to MAHKARLEAQMAELQARLERIEQDLAEPLNADSSEQAVEVEDDASLESQALLLRRQIASVDRALERIAAGTYGECIRCGGEIAPARLEARPEAALCIDCARQEQ, encoded by the coding sequence ATGGCCCACAAGGCGCGTCTCGAAGCACAGATGGCCGAATTGCAGGCGCGTCTTGAACGGATCGAGCAGGATCTTGCCGAACCGCTGAACGCCGATTCCTCCGAGCAAGCGGTTGAAGTGGAAGATGACGCCTCGTTGGAAAGTCAGGCTCTGCTGCTTCGCCGCCAGATCGCTTCGGTCGATCGCGCGCTGGAGCGAATCGCTGCCGGCACCTATGGTGAGTGCATCCGCTGTGGCGGCGAGATCGCTCCGGCGCGCCTGGAAGCACGGCCCGAGGCCGCCCTGTGTATCGATTGCGCCCGCCAGGAGCAGTGA